From Caballeronia insecticola, a single genomic window includes:
- the rpmB gene encoding 50S ribosomal protein L28 codes for MARVCQVTGKGPMSGNNVSHANNKTKRRFLPNLQNRRFFVESENRWVRLRVSNAGLRLIDKNGIDAVLADLRARGEI; via the coding sequence ATGGCACGCGTATGCCAAGTAACTGGGAAAGGCCCGATGTCGGGCAACAACGTTTCCCACGCAAACAACAAGACCAAGCGCCGTTTCCTGCCGAACCTGCAGAACCGCCGTTTCTTCGTTGAAAGCGAAAACCGCTGGGTGCGTCTGCGCGTCTCGAACGCCGGCCTGCGCCTGATCGACAAGAACGGTATTGACGCCGTGCTCGCAGACCTGCGCGCACGCGGTGAAATCTAA
- the nadC gene encoding carboxylating nicotinate-nucleotide diphosphorylase, with protein MSIFEEVRQQYGEAFDAALARNVTDALEEDVGTGDRTGGLVPADARRTARIIVREEAVLCGVPWFDEVMRRVDPSIEIEWQYREGERMAANSAVVLLHGPARSLLTAERNGLNFLQLLSGVASATRRYVDAIEGTRSRILDTRKTLPGLRLAQKYAVRVGGGANQRLALYDGILIKENHIAAAGGVGAAMDAALALDAGVPIQIEVETLEQLETALAHRAESILLDNFTLDMMRDAVRITAGRALLEVSGGVNFDTVRAIAETGVDRISIGALTKDVRAADFSMRLI; from the coding sequence ATGTCGATATTCGAGGAAGTCCGTCAGCAATACGGCGAGGCATTCGACGCGGCGCTCGCGCGCAATGTCACCGATGCGCTCGAAGAAGATGTCGGCACGGGCGACCGCACCGGCGGTCTCGTGCCCGCCGACGCGCGGCGCACGGCCCGCATCATCGTGCGCGAGGAAGCGGTGTTGTGCGGCGTGCCCTGGTTCGACGAAGTGATGCGCCGCGTCGATCCGTCGATCGAAATCGAATGGCAGTATCGCGAAGGCGAGCGCATGGCGGCCAATTCGGCGGTCGTGCTGCTGCACGGCCCGGCGCGCTCGCTGCTGACGGCCGAGCGTAACGGCCTCAATTTTCTGCAGCTGCTCTCGGGCGTGGCGAGTGCGACGCGCCGCTATGTCGACGCTATAGAAGGCACGCGTTCACGCATCCTCGATACGCGCAAGACGCTGCCGGGGCTGCGCCTCGCGCAGAAGTACGCGGTGCGCGTGGGCGGCGGCGCGAACCAGCGTCTCGCGCTCTACGACGGCATTCTGATCAAGGAAAACCACATCGCGGCGGCGGGCGGCGTGGGCGCGGCGATGGACGCAGCGCTCGCGCTCGACGCCGGCGTGCCGATCCAGATCGAAGTGGAGACGCTGGAGCAGCTCGAAACGGCGCTGGCGCATCGCGCGGAGTCGATCCTGCTCGACAACTTCACGCTCGACATGATGCGCGACGCCGTGCGCATCACGGCGGGGCGCGCCTTGCTGGAGGTGTCGGGCGGCGTGAACTTCGACACGGTGCGCGCCATCGCGGAAACGGGCGTGGATCGCATTTCCATCGGCGCGCTCACGAAGGACGTGCGCGCGGCCGATTTCTCGATGCGTTTGATCTGA
- a CDS encoding FKBP-type peptidyl-prolyl cis-trans isomerase yields the protein MSIIDISEVKPGSHVTLHYRLALADGADIVNTFTDKPATLLLGAGQLAEPLEEILLGMKVGHHSTVQLTPEQAFGPRNPELVQWVSLATLRENSMIGEHFAPGDLVEFNAPNGGRYAGVLKEVSETAALFDFNHPLAGQALAFEVKIIGIL from the coding sequence ATGAGCATCATCGATATCTCCGAGGTGAAACCCGGTTCGCACGTCACGCTTCATTACCGGCTCGCGCTTGCCGATGGTGCGGACATCGTCAACACGTTCACCGACAAGCCCGCAACGCTCCTGCTTGGCGCAGGTCAGCTTGCGGAGCCGCTGGAAGAGATTCTGCTGGGCATGAAGGTCGGCCACCACTCGACCGTTCAGCTAACGCCGGAGCAGGCGTTCGGCCCGCGCAATCCGGAACTGGTCCAGTGGGTGTCGCTCGCGACGCTGCGCGAGAACAGCATGATCGGCGAGCATTTCGCGCCGGGCGATCTCGTCGAGTTCAATGCGCCGAACGGCGGGCGCTACGCCGGCGTCCTGAAGGAAGTGAGCGAGACGGCGGCGCTGTTCGATTTCAATCACCCGCTGGCCGGCCAGGCGCTCGCCTTCGAAGTGAAAATCATCGGAATTCTGTAG
- the nadB gene encoding L-aspartate oxidase, which yields MNFDVAIVGSGLAGLSVALNLAETRRVAILAKRAANIGASDWAQGGIAAVLDSADSIDNHVGDTLVAGGGLCDEAATRFIVENGRAAIEWLIDEGVPFTRDGSAELGFHLTREGGHSHRRIIHAADATGHAVVTTLSERVRRHPNITILEDHYAIDLITSDRLGLPGHRCHGLYALDVKSGRTVTIQAPHTVLATGGAGKVYLYTTNPDTATGDGIAMAWRAGCRIANMEFIQFHPTCLFHPYAKSFLISEAVRGEGGILRLPDGTRFMPAHDERAELAPRDIVARAIDFEIKKRGIDCVYLDISHQPRAFLEEHFPTILARCREFGIDIAKEPIPVVPAAHYTCGGVVTDLAGRTDRPGLYAVGETSYTGLHGANRLASNSLLECLVIGRAAAGAIEADGFSNGCHAELPDWDESRVSDPDEEVVVAHNWDELRRLMWNYVGIVRTDKRLARAQHRIALLRDEIHEYYANFKVSRDLLELRNLVDVASLIVESACSRRESRGLHYSRDWPSTLPKALPTVLMPPAARRRAV from the coding sequence ATGAATTTCGATGTGGCGATCGTGGGAAGCGGGCTCGCGGGCTTGAGCGTCGCGCTGAATCTGGCCGAGACGCGGCGTGTCGCGATTCTCGCCAAGCGCGCGGCGAACATCGGCGCGAGCGATTGGGCACAGGGCGGAATCGCGGCCGTGCTGGACTCGGCCGACAGCATCGACAATCACGTCGGCGACACGCTTGTCGCGGGCGGCGGCCTGTGCGACGAAGCGGCGACGCGCTTTATCGTCGAAAACGGGCGCGCGGCGATCGAATGGCTGATCGACGAAGGCGTGCCCTTCACGCGCGACGGCTCGGCCGAACTCGGCTTTCATCTGACACGCGAAGGCGGTCACAGTCACCGCCGCATCATCCACGCCGCCGACGCCACTGGCCACGCAGTCGTCACGACGCTCAGCGAGCGCGTGCGCCGGCATCCGAACATCACCATTCTCGAAGACCATTACGCGATCGACCTGATCACGTCCGACCGTCTCGGGCTGCCAGGACATCGTTGCCACGGTCTCTACGCGCTCGACGTCAAGTCCGGCCGCACCGTGACCATTCAGGCGCCGCACACCGTGCTTGCCACCGGCGGCGCGGGCAAGGTCTATCTCTACACGACGAATCCCGACACCGCGACCGGCGACGGCATCGCGATGGCGTGGCGCGCGGGGTGCCGCATCGCCAACATGGAGTTCATCCAGTTTCATCCGACGTGCCTCTTTCACCCGTACGCGAAGTCGTTCCTGATCTCCGAAGCCGTGCGCGGCGAAGGCGGCATTCTGCGCCTGCCGGACGGCACGCGCTTCATGCCCGCGCACGACGAGCGCGCCGAACTCGCGCCACGCGATATCGTGGCGCGGGCGATCGACTTTGAGATCAAGAAACGCGGCATCGACTGCGTGTATCTCGACATCAGCCATCAGCCGCGCGCGTTTCTCGAAGAGCATTTTCCGACGATCCTCGCGCGCTGCCGCGAGTTCGGCATCGATATAGCGAAGGAGCCGATTCCGGTCGTGCCGGCCGCGCATTACACGTGCGGCGGCGTCGTCACTGATCTGGCGGGACGCACGGACCGGCCGGGCCTGTATGCGGTCGGCGAAACGTCGTACACGGGCTTGCACGGCGCGAACCGGCTGGCGAGCAATTCGCTGCTCGAATGCCTCGTGATCGGCCGCGCGGCCGCTGGCGCGATCGAGGCGGACGGATTCTCCAACGGCTGTCACGCCGAATTGCCCGACTGGGACGAAAGCCGCGTCTCCGATCCGGACGAGGAAGTGGTCGTCGCGCACAACTGGGACGAGTTGCGGCGTCTGATGTGGAATTACGTCGGCATCGTGCGCACCGACAAGCGCCTGGCACGCGCGCAGCACCGCATCGCGCTTCTGCGCGACGAAATCCACGAGTACTACGCGAACTTCAAGGTGAGCCGCGATTTGCTGGAGCTGCGCAATCTTGTCGATGTGGCGTCGCTGATCGTGGAAAGCGCGTGCTCGCGGCGCGAGAGCCGCGGCCTGCACTACAGCCGCGACTGGCCGTCCACGTTGCCCAAGGCGTTGCCGACCGTGCTGATGCCGCCGGCGGCGCGGCGGCGCGCGGTCTAG
- a CDS encoding DesA family fatty acid desaturase, translating into MLNSSLEFLANGLLDFSWWQILLFTLAMTHVTIAGVTIYLHRCQAHRALDLHPVVSHFFRFWLWMTTGMLTGQWAAIHRKHHAKCETEEDPHSPQTRGIWKVLLEGAELYRTEAKNEETMRKFSHGTPNDWLERNLYTRYPILGISVMMVIDVALFGIVGLSVWAVQMIWIPFWAAGVVNGLAHFWGYRNFNSADASTNIFPLGILIGGEELHNNHHTFATSAKLSSKWYEFDIGWMYIRIMSAFRLAKVKKIAPTPKLAASKAVVDQDTLQAVLSNRYEVMARYGKALKRAYAQEMEKLKEAGAREKYQLMRGARKWFHKEEDGLNEPQLKQLPELTSDNQRLRTFIELRKDLSSMWDRSNASREQLVTQLQDWCHRAEESGIKALQDFALRLRRYA; encoded by the coding sequence TTGCTGAATTCTTCCCTCGAATTTCTCGCCAACGGATTGCTCGACTTTTCCTGGTGGCAGATTCTGCTGTTCACGCTCGCGATGACGCACGTCACCATCGCCGGCGTCACTATCTATTTGCACCGCTGCCAGGCGCACCGCGCGCTGGATCTGCACCCCGTCGTGAGCCATTTCTTCCGCTTCTGGCTGTGGATGACCACGGGCATGCTGACGGGCCAGTGGGCGGCAATTCACCGCAAGCACCACGCCAAATGCGAGACCGAAGAAGATCCGCATAGCCCGCAGACGCGCGGCATTTGGAAGGTCTTGCTCGAAGGCGCCGAACTCTATCGCACGGAAGCGAAAAACGAAGAAACGATGCGCAAGTTCAGCCACGGCACGCCGAATGACTGGCTCGAGCGCAACCTCTACACGCGTTATCCGATTCTCGGCATCAGCGTCATGATGGTGATCGACGTCGCGCTGTTCGGCATCGTCGGGCTGTCGGTGTGGGCCGTGCAGATGATCTGGATTCCGTTCTGGGCGGCGGGCGTCGTCAACGGTCTTGCGCACTTCTGGGGTTATCGCAACTTCAACTCGGCGGACGCGTCCACCAACATCTTCCCGCTCGGTATTCTCATCGGCGGCGAAGAACTGCATAACAATCACCACACGTTCGCCACGTCCGCGAAGCTTTCCAGCAAGTGGTACGAGTTCGATATCGGCTGGATGTATATCCGCATCATGTCGGCGTTCCGTCTCGCCAAGGTGAAGAAAATCGCGCCGACGCCGAAGCTCGCCGCCAGCAAGGCCGTTGTCGATCAGGACACGCTGCAGGCCGTGCTGTCGAACCGCTACGAAGTGATGGCGCGTTACGGCAAGGCGCTCAAGCGCGCCTATGCGCAGGAAATGGAGAAGCTGAAGGAAGCCGGCGCGCGCGAGAAGTATCAACTGATGCGCGGTGCCCGCAAGTGGTTCCACAAGGAAGAAGACGGCCTGAACGAGCCGCAGCTCAAGCAACTGCCGGAACTGACTTCGGACAATCAGCGTTTGCGTACCTTCATCGAACTGCGCAAGGATCTGTCGTCGATGTGGGACCGCTCGAATGCGTCGCGCGAACAGCTTGTCACGCAATTGCAGGACTGGTGCCATCGTGCGGAAGAAAGCGGCATCAAGGCGCTGCAGGATTTCGCGCTGCGTCTGCGCCGCTACGCCTGA
- a CDS encoding branched-chain amino acid ABC transporter permease, which yields MDIFIQQIINGLVLGSVYAIIALGYTMVYGILGIINFAHGDVLMVGAMVALSAIGVMQNHMPGIPGPIMLTIALAVAAVVCALVGYTIERVAYRPLRKAPRLAPLITAIGVSILLQTVAMMIWGRNPLAFPQLLPTDPINVIAADETRPGAVISMTEIVIIVVAFLVMGGLLLLVHKTKLGRAMRAIAENPGVASLMGVNPNFVISATFMIGSALAALAGVMIASEYGNAHFYMGFIPGLKAFTAAVLGGIGNLGGAMVGGVLLGLIEQLGAGYIGNLTGGVFGSNYQDVFAFIVLIIVLVFRPSGLLGERVADRA from the coding sequence ATGGATATTTTCATCCAGCAGATCATCAACGGTCTGGTGCTTGGCAGCGTCTACGCCATCATCGCGCTGGGCTACACGATGGTGTACGGGATTCTCGGCATCATCAACTTCGCGCACGGCGACGTGCTGATGGTCGGTGCGATGGTCGCCCTCTCGGCGATCGGCGTCATGCAGAACCACATGCCGGGCATTCCCGGGCCGATCATGCTGACGATCGCGCTCGCCGTTGCCGCGGTCGTGTGCGCGCTGGTCGGCTACACCATCGAGCGGGTCGCGTACCGGCCGCTGCGCAAAGCGCCGCGTCTCGCGCCGCTGATCACCGCGATCGGCGTGTCGATCCTCTTGCAGACCGTCGCGATGATGATCTGGGGCCGCAATCCCCTCGCGTTCCCGCAGCTTCTTCCGACCGATCCGATCAACGTCATCGCCGCCGACGAAACCCGTCCGGGCGCGGTGATCTCGATGACGGAAATCGTCATCATCGTGGTCGCGTTCCTCGTGATGGGCGGCCTCTTGCTGCTCGTGCACAAGACCAAGCTCGGCCGTGCGATGCGCGCGATCGCCGAGAATCCGGGCGTCGCCTCGCTGATGGGCGTGAACCCGAACTTCGTGATTTCCGCGACCTTCATGATCGGCTCGGCGCTGGCGGCGCTCGCGGGCGTGATGATCGCGTCGGAATACGGCAATGCGCACTTCTACATGGGCTTCATTCCCGGCCTCAAGGCGTTCACGGCGGCGGTGCTGGGCGGCATCGGCAACCTGGGCGGCGCGATGGTGGGCGGCGTGCTGCTCGGTCTCATCGAACAGCTTGGCGCCGGTTATATCGGCAACCTGACGGGCGGCGTCTTCGGTTCCAACTACCAGGACGTGTTCGCCTTCATCGTGCTGATCATCGTGCTCGTGTTTCGTCCGTCGGGTCTGCTCGGCGAACGTGTCGCGGACCGCGCTTAA
- a CDS encoding branched-chain amino acid ABC transporter substrate-binding protein: MRFKFAHAVSIAAAVAMATACGKKDEGGAGTVTSAASSAAAPAASAPAPAPASEATIVKIGHVAPLTGLQAHLGKDNENGARLALEEISAQGLTIDGRSIRLVLDAQDDAADPRTGEEAAQRLVDDHVIAVIGHMNSGVSIPASKIYSDAGIAQISPSTTNPDYTKQGFKTTFRVVATDAQQGPALAGYALKTLHAKKVVVVDDSTAYGRGLADEFAKAVQAGGVKLAARETTTEKARNYKAILTKIRRIQPDVVMYGGMDVTGGPFVKEAAAQGIKAKFLAGDGVCTDKVAELAGDAVQNLVCSEAGLALSKMDKGADFAQKYGARFHTPVQIYAPFTYDAMYVIVDAMKRANSIEAPKVLAAIATTDYNGLTGHIAFDDRGDLKAGTITLFDFKDKKKDVLDVVKQ, encoded by the coding sequence ATGCGATTCAAGTTTGCTCACGCCGTGTCCATCGCGGCTGCGGTTGCAATGGCAACCGCATGCGGCAAGAAGGACGAGGGCGGGGCGGGCACGGTGACGTCGGCGGCGAGTTCCGCGGCGGCGCCGGCTGCGTCCGCGCCGGCGCCGGCGCCGGCCAGTGAGGCAACTATCGTGAAGATCGGTCACGTCGCACCGTTGACGGGGCTGCAGGCGCATCTTGGCAAGGATAACGAGAACGGCGCGCGGCTCGCGCTGGAAGAGATCAGCGCGCAGGGTCTCACGATCGACGGGCGTTCGATCCGCCTCGTGCTCGACGCGCAGGACGACGCGGCCGATCCGCGCACCGGCGAGGAAGCGGCGCAACGTCTCGTCGACGACCACGTGATCGCGGTCATCGGCCACATGAACTCGGGCGTGTCGATTCCGGCGTCGAAGATTTACAGCGATGCCGGCATCGCGCAGATTTCGCCGTCGACCACGAACCCGGACTACACGAAACAAGGTTTCAAGACGACGTTCCGCGTCGTGGCAACCGATGCGCAGCAGGGCCCGGCGCTCGCCGGCTATGCGCTCAAGACGCTGCACGCGAAGAAAGTCGTCGTGGTGGACGACTCCACCGCTTACGGCCGCGGACTGGCCGATGAATTCGCGAAAGCGGTGCAGGCCGGCGGCGTGAAGCTCGCCGCGCGCGAGACGACGACCGAGAAGGCCCGCAATTACAAGGCGATCCTCACGAAGATCAGACGCATCCAGCCGGACGTCGTGATGTACGGCGGCATGGACGTGACGGGCGGTCCGTTCGTGAAGGAAGCGGCGGCGCAGGGCATCAAGGCGAAGTTCCTGGCGGGCGACGGCGTGTGCACCGACAAGGTGGCCGAGCTCGCGGGCGACGCCGTGCAGAACCTCGTCTGTTCGGAGGCGGGACTCGCGCTTTCGAAGATGGACAAGGGGGCGGACTTCGCGCAGAAGTACGGAGCCCGCTTTCACACCCCGGTGCAGATTTACGCGCCGTTCACGTATGACGCGATGTACGTGATCGTCGACGCAATGAAGCGCGCCAATTCCATCGAGGCGCCCAAGGTGCTCGCGGCGATCGCCACAACGGACTACAACGGTCTGACGGGGCATATCGCATTCGACGACCGGGGCGATCTGAAGGCGGGGACGATTACGCTTTTCGACTTCAAGGACAAGAAGAAGGACGTACTCGACGTCGTCAAGCAGTAG
- the rpmG gene encoding 50S ribosomal protein L33, with protein MAKGARDKIKLESTAGTGHFYTTTKNKRNMPEKMLIKKFDPVVRKHVEYKETKIK; from the coding sequence ATGGCCAAGGGCGCACGCGACAAGATCAAGCTGGAATCGACCGCAGGCACGGGTCACTTCTACACGACGACCAAGAACAAACGCAACATGCCGGAAAAGATGCTGATCAAGAAATTTGATCCGGTCGTCCGCAAGCACGTTGAGTACAAGGAAACCAAGATCAAGTAA
- the ispH gene encoding 4-hydroxy-3-methylbut-2-enyl diphosphate reductase: MSLTESLNDVQTDVEILLAQPRGFCAGVDRAIEIVERAIKLFGAPIYVRHEIVHNAYVVEDLRKKGAIFIEDLADVPQGSTLIFSAHGVSKAVRSEAEARGLRVFDATCPLVTKVHMEVAKMRQEGFDIVMIGHKGHPEVEGTMGQSGEGMHLVEDIEDVRKLELPDPQRIAYVTQTTLSVDDASAIIDALKAKYPAVKEPKKQDICYATQNRQDAVKFLAPQCDVVIVVGSPNSSNSSRLREVAEKRGIPAYMVDSPTQIDPTWVEGKKRIGVTAGASAPEVLAQAVIARLRELGVRNVRSLEGIEETIAFPLPRGLSLPQ, encoded by the coding sequence ATGAGCCTGACTGAAAGCCTCAACGACGTTCAGACCGACGTCGAAATCCTGCTGGCGCAGCCGCGCGGATTCTGCGCGGGCGTCGATCGCGCCATCGAAATCGTCGAGCGGGCGATCAAGCTCTTCGGCGCGCCCATCTATGTGCGGCACGAGATCGTCCATAACGCGTATGTCGTCGAAGATTTGCGCAAGAAAGGCGCGATCTTCATCGAGGATCTCGCCGATGTGCCCCAGGGCAGCACGCTGATCTTCAGCGCGCATGGCGTCTCGAAAGCCGTGCGCAGCGAAGCGGAGGCGCGCGGCCTGCGCGTGTTCGACGCAACCTGCCCGCTCGTGACCAAGGTCCACATGGAAGTCGCGAAGATGCGCCAGGAAGGCTTCGATATCGTGATGATCGGACACAAGGGCCACCCGGAAGTCGAGGGCACGATGGGCCAGTCGGGCGAGGGCATGCATCTCGTCGAGGATATCGAGGACGTGCGCAAGCTCGAACTGCCCGATCCGCAACGCATCGCGTATGTGACGCAAACGACGCTTTCCGTCGACGACGCCTCCGCGATCATCGACGCGCTGAAGGCGAAATATCCCGCGGTCAAGGAGCCGAAGAAGCAGGACATCTGCTATGCGACGCAGAACCGTCAGGACGCGGTGAAGTTCCTCGCGCCGCAATGCGATGTCGTGATCGTGGTCGGCAGCCCGAATAGCTCGAATTCGAGCCGGCTGCGCGAAGTGGCCGAGAAGCGCGGCATCCCGGCCTATATGGTGGATTCGCCGACGCAGATCGATCCGACATGGGTCGAGGGCAAGAAGCGCATCGGCGTGACGGCGGGCGCGTCGGCGCCCGAAGTGCTGGCGCAGGCGGTGATCGCGCGGCTGCGCGAACTGGGTGTGCGCAACGTGCGTTCGCTCGAGGGCATCGAGGAAACGATCGCGTTTCCGCTGCCGCGCGGGCTGTCGCTGCCGCAGTGA
- the radC gene encoding RadC family protein encodes MSADLRLVLPLPADADSAKRPPVVPIRAWAPADRPRERLLDTGPGSLSDAELFALFLRTGVAGATAIDVARQLLRRFGSLRGVLDASAAELREERGIGPARAATLLAVSELCRRALAEKARDREVLNAPGAVEDYLRLLIGTRPYEVFVCLYLDARHQLLHAEESARGSITRVAVYPREIVRRALTLNAAGLIVAHNHPSGGVAPSANDRRLTRTLQDALALVEVRLLDHVVVAANEVFSFARNGWL; translated from the coding sequence ATGAGCGCCGATCTGCGGCTCGTGCTGCCGCTTCCCGCCGATGCGGACAGCGCGAAGCGCCCGCCCGTCGTGCCGATCCGCGCGTGGGCGCCCGCCGACCGGCCACGCGAAAGGCTGCTCGACACGGGCCCGGGCTCACTCTCAGACGCGGAACTGTTCGCGTTGTTCCTGCGCACGGGCGTCGCGGGCGCCACCGCGATCGACGTCGCGCGCCAGCTTCTGCGGCGTTTCGGCTCACTGCGCGGCGTGCTGGACGCTTCCGCCGCGGAGTTGCGCGAAGAGCGCGGCATCGGGCCGGCCCGCGCCGCCACGCTGCTCGCCGTCTCCGAACTGTGCAGGCGCGCGCTCGCGGAAAAGGCCCGCGATCGCGAGGTGCTGAACGCGCCGGGCGCCGTCGAAGACTATTTGCGGCTTCTGATCGGCACGCGGCCGTATGAGGTATTCGTCTGTCTATATCTGGACGCGCGCCACCAGTTACTGCATGCCGAGGAGTCGGCGCGCGGCTCGATCACGCGCGTGGCGGTCTATCCGCGCGAAATCGTGCGGCGCGCGCTCACGCTCAACGCAGCAGGCCTGATCGTCGCGCATAATCACCCGTCCGGCGGGGTGGCGCCGAGCGCGAACGACCGCCGCCTGACCCGCACGCTGCAAGACGCGCTCGCCCTGGTCGAGGTGCGGTTGCTGGATCACGTCGTCGTGGCGGCGAACGAAGTCTTTTCGTTTGCGCGCAACGGCTGGCTGTAG
- the nadA gene encoding quinolinate synthase NadA: MEAIRSVEYDRPQGLTCGVGEAWARLPEAPSPQEKGVLKERIRALLRREEAVLVAHYYVDAELQELADETGGCVADSLEMARFGRDHAAKTLVVAGVRFMGETAKILSPDKRVLMPDLDATCSLDLGCPADEFSAFCDAHPDRTVVVYANTSAAVKARADWMVTSSIGLEIVADLHARGEKILWAPDRHLGGYIQKKTGADMLLWQASCLVHDEFKGIELDLLRGEYPDAKILVHPESPEAVVALADVVGSTTQLIDAAVRMDAKRFIVATDLGILHKMRLAAPGKTFIEAPTAGNSASCKSCAHCPWMAMNGLANLADVLERGHNEIHVDPAVGVCARVPIDRMLDFAAKHKKRVQASGDLAKDAALFSNVGAA, encoded by the coding sequence ATGGAAGCGATCAGGAGCGTCGAGTACGACCGGCCGCAAGGCCTGACGTGTGGAGTGGGCGAGGCGTGGGCGCGGCTACCGGAAGCGCCGTCGCCGCAAGAGAAGGGCGTGCTGAAGGAGCGCATCCGCGCGTTGTTGCGCCGGGAAGAGGCCGTGCTGGTCGCGCATTACTATGTGGATGCCGAACTGCAGGAACTCGCCGACGAAACCGGCGGCTGCGTGGCCGATTCGCTGGAAATGGCGCGTTTCGGGCGCGATCATGCGGCGAAGACGCTGGTGGTCGCCGGCGTGCGCTTCATGGGCGAGACGGCCAAGATTCTGAGTCCGGACAAGCGCGTGCTGATGCCCGATCTCGACGCCACCTGTTCGCTCGATCTCGGCTGTCCCGCCGACGAGTTTTCCGCGTTCTGCGACGCGCATCCGGACCGCACCGTCGTCGTGTACGCGAACACCAGCGCCGCCGTGAAGGCGCGCGCGGACTGGATGGTCACATCGTCGATCGGGCTTGAGATCGTCGCCGATCTGCACGCGCGCGGCGAGAAGATTCTGTGGGCGCCGGACCGGCATCTCGGCGGCTATATCCAGAAGAAGACCGGCGCGGACATGTTGCTGTGGCAGGCTTCGTGTCTCGTTCACGACGAATTCAAGGGCATCGAACTGGATCTGCTGCGCGGCGAATATCCCGACGCGAAAATCCTCGTGCATCCGGAATCGCCGGAAGCGGTCGTCGCGCTCGCCGATGTCGTCGGCTCGACCACGCAATTGATCGACGCCGCCGTGCGCATGGACGCGAAGCGCTTCATCGTGGCGACGGATCTCGGCATTCTGCACAAGATGCGGCTCGCCGCGCCCGGCAAGACGTTCATCGAAGCACCGACCGCCGGCAACAGCGCGTCCTGCAAGAGCTGCGCGCATTGCCCGTGGATGGCGATGAACGGTCTCGCCAACCTCGCCGACGTGCTGGAACGCGGCCACAACGAGATTCACGTCGATCCGGCTGTCGGCGTGTGCGCGCGCGTGCCGATCGACCGCATGCTCGACTTCGCAGCGAAGCACAAGAAGCGCGTGCAGGCGAGCGGCGATCTCGCGAAAGACGCTGCGCTTTTCTCGAACGTGGGAGCCGCGTGA